The genomic interval AGGCGGCGGCTGCGCCCCGTTATCCTGATGCCGAACCGACAGGAGGCAACCATGAAAGATCTTGTCCGGTATCCCGGTGACCTGTTGTGGGAAGCGTTGCGGGAATTCCCCGGCAAGGGCGAGGTGACGGTATTGCGGGACGAGGGCAAGGGGAAGGCCAAGACCATCATCGTCCGGTTGCCGGCCGGAGGGCAGGTCCTGCCGCATAGCCATGTTGCCCCCGTGCAGCACTATGTGCTCGAAGGGGAATGCGAGACGGAAGGGAAGACGCTGGGACGAGGCGCCTATCGGCTCATGCCGGAACATGCCGATGTGTCGGCCATCTTGACGAAGGAGGGCGCCACCATTCTCATGATCTACGATGCGGCGTCTGGG from Fimbriimonadaceae bacterium carries:
- a CDS encoding cupin domain-containing protein; amino-acid sequence: MKDLVRYPGDLLWEALREFPGKGEVTVLRDEGKGKAKTIIVRLPAGGQVLPHSHVAPVQHYVLEGECETEGKTLGRGAYRLMPEHADVSAILTKEGATILMIYDAASG